In Kryptolebias marmoratus isolate JLee-2015 linkage group LG4, ASM164957v2, whole genome shotgun sequence, the following proteins share a genomic window:
- the wnt4 gene encoding protein Wnt-4a, which produces MTQDYVLRCVLTLCCALISARASNWLYLAKLSSVGSIRDEETCERLRGLIQKQVQICKRSVEVMDAVRRGAQLAIDECQFQFRNRRWNCSTLETMPVFGKVVTQGTREASFVYAISAASVAFAVTRACSSGELEKCGCDHNVHGVSPEGFQWSGCSDNIAYGVAFSQSFVDVRERSKGQSSSRALMNLHNNEAGRKAILSHMRVECKCHGVSGSCEVKTCWKSMPPFRKVGNVIKEKFDGATEVEQHKVGSTKVLVPRNSQFKPHTDEDLVYLDPSPDFCDYDPRTPGMLGTVGRQCNRTSKAIDGCELMCCGRGFQTQEVEVVDRCSCKFHWCCYVKCKQCRKMVEIHSCR; this is translated from the exons GTACCTGGCCAAGCTGTCGTCAGTGGGGAGCATCAGGGACGAGGAGACATGTGAACGCTTACGAGGCCTCATTCAGAAACAG gttCAAATCTGTAAGCGCAGTGTGGAGGTGATGGATGCAGTGCGTCGTGGAGCACAGCTAGCTATAGACGAGTGTCAGTTTCAGTTTCGAAATCGTCGATGGAACTGCTCCACTCTAGAGACAATGCCTGTATTTGGCAAAGTGGTCACCCAAG GCACCCGTGAGGCATCCTTTGTGTATGCCATCTCAGCAGCCAGTGTGGCATTCGCGGTCACAAGAGCCTGCAGCAGTGGAGAGCTGGAAAAATGTGGCTGTGACCACAACGTACATGGAGTCAGTCCAGAGG GGTTTCAGTGGTCTGGCTGCAGTGACAATATTGCGTATGGAGTGGCCTTCTCTCAATCTTTTGTGGATGTAAGAGAAAGAAGTAAAGGTCAGTCATCCAGTCGTGCTCTCATGAACCTGCACAACAACGAGGCTGGGAGAAAG gCTATCCTGTCCCACATGCGTGTGGAGTGCAAATGTCACGGTGTGTCAGGTTCTTGTGAGGTAAAGACTTGCTGGAAATCCATGCCACCATTCCGCAAGGTGGGCAATGTTATCAAGGAGAAGTTTGATGGTGCCACTGAAGTGGAGCAGCACAAGGTGGGCTCCACTAAAGTCCTGGTTCCTCGCAATTCTCAGTTCAAGCCTCATACGGATGAAGACCTGGTCTACCTGGACCCCAGTCCAGATTTCTGTGACTATGATCCACGGACACCGGGCATGCTGGGCACTGTGGGCCGTCAGTGCAACAGAACCTCAAAGGCCATTGACGGCTGTGAGCTAATGTGTTGTGGCCGCGGTTTCCAGACGCAGGAAGTGGAGGTGGTAGACAGGTGTAGCTGTAAGTTCCACTGGTGTTGTTACGTGAAATGCAAACAGTGCCGCAAAATGGTGGAGATTCACTCATGCCGGTGA